From Streptomyces sp. TLI_053, a single genomic window includes:
- a CDS encoding class I SAM-dependent methyltransferase translates to MTVTSRYLGAWEGFWRDAPAEPGAVIWDAEAALVAECHLALFRPELVDPDLPLVDLGCGSGTQTRFLAGRFGRVLGVDLSQAAVELARRNDPAGAAEYARLDATDAEAVRALHERLGDVNLYLRGVIHQSDPADRGPVAEAVAVLAGRRGRAFVVELAEAAKRVLADLAAGPAGPPPKLRPVFDHGLAPAEVADGAFVDLFGAAGLTVLGSGDLPLATTEFTAAGARIELPARWLLVGADEGAAGGA, encoded by the coding sequence GCGGGATGCGCCGGCCGAGCCCGGGGCGGTGATCTGGGACGCGGAGGCGGCCCTGGTGGCTGAGTGCCACCTCGCGCTGTTCCGGCCGGAGCTGGTCGACCCGGACCTGCCGCTGGTCGACCTGGGCTGCGGCAGCGGGACGCAGACGCGCTTCCTGGCCGGACGGTTCGGCAGGGTCCTCGGGGTCGACCTGTCGCAGGCCGCCGTGGAGCTGGCCCGGCGGAACGACCCCGCCGGCGCGGCCGAGTACGCCCGGCTGGACGCGACCGACGCGGAGGCGGTCCGGGCGCTCCACGAGCGCCTCGGCGACGTCAACCTCTATCTGCGCGGGGTGATCCACCAGAGCGATCCGGCCGACCGGGGGCCGGTCGCCGAGGCCGTCGCGGTGCTGGCCGGGCGGCGCGGCCGGGCGTTCGTGGTCGAGCTGGCCGAAGCGGCCAAGCGGGTCCTGGCGGACCTGGCCGCTGGGCCGGCGGGGCCGCCGCCGAAACTGCGCCCGGTGTTCGACCACGGGCTGGCCCCCGCCGAGGTGGCCGACGGGGCCTTCGTGGACCTGTTCGGTGCGGCCGGGCTGACGGTCCTGGGCTCCGGCGACCTGCCGCTGGCCACCACGGAGTTCACGGCGGCCGGTGCCCGGATCGAGCTGCCGGCGCGGTGGCTGCTGGTGGGTGCGGACGAGGGGGCGGCTGGCGGCGCCTGA
- a CDS encoding DUF6596 domain-containing protein has product MARADRPALSTGPTDGGGSAGHLDGPPGAEAARRSVEAVWRIESARIVGALTRFTGDFDLAEDVAQEAVAEALVAWARDGEPANPVGWLLATGRRRAIDRFRRRSALDERYAALGGRLTEGGASSGAEPVPGNPDDLLWDPDLIEDDVLALMFVACHPVLSPEARAALTLRVVAGLSSEEIARALLVPVPTVQARITRAKKTVAAAGVPFAVPPPEQRRERLGGVLSVLYVLFTEGSTATSGDRLLRTDLAYEAIRLARTLAALLPGEPEVSGLLALFELTAARFPARTGPDGEPVLLEDQDRRRWDRSAVRRGLAALDRATATGHGLGPYGLQAAIASCHAGAPSVAETDWPRIVLLYEALGRIAPSPVVDLNRAVAVAMAAGPAEALEIVDGLAASGRLSGSHLLPGVRGELLTRLGRTAEARSELELAARMCRNTRERSVLLRKAAALG; this is encoded by the coding sequence ATGGCGCGAGCGGACCGGCCAGCTCTGAGCACCGGACCGACCGACGGCGGCGGGTCCGCCGGGCACCTCGACGGCCCGCCGGGCGCCGAGGCCGCCCGGCGGTCCGTCGAGGCCGTGTGGCGGATCGAGTCGGCGCGGATCGTCGGCGCCCTCACCCGCTTCACCGGCGATTTCGACCTCGCCGAGGACGTCGCCCAGGAGGCCGTCGCCGAGGCGCTCGTGGCCTGGGCGCGCGACGGCGAGCCGGCCAACCCGGTCGGCTGGCTGCTCGCCACCGGCCGGCGCCGCGCCATCGACCGGTTCCGCCGCCGCTCCGCCCTCGACGAGCGCTACGCCGCCCTCGGCGGCCGGCTCACCGAGGGCGGAGCGAGCTCCGGCGCCGAGCCCGTCCCCGGCAACCCGGACGACCTGCTGTGGGACCCGGACCTGATCGAGGACGACGTCCTCGCGCTGATGTTCGTCGCCTGCCACCCCGTGCTGTCGCCCGAGGCCCGCGCGGCGCTGACCCTGCGGGTGGTCGCCGGGCTCTCCAGCGAGGAGATCGCCCGCGCCCTGCTGGTGCCGGTGCCCACCGTGCAGGCCCGGATCACCCGGGCCAAGAAGACCGTCGCCGCCGCCGGCGTCCCCTTCGCGGTACCCCCGCCGGAGCAGCGGCGCGAGCGCCTCGGCGGGGTGCTGAGCGTGCTCTACGTGCTCTTCACCGAGGGCTCGACGGCGACCAGCGGCGACCGGCTGCTGCGCACCGACCTCGCCTACGAGGCGATCCGGCTGGCCCGCACCCTGGCCGCGCTGCTGCCCGGGGAACCGGAGGTGTCCGGTCTGCTCGCCCTGTTCGAGCTGACCGCCGCCCGCTTCCCGGCGCGCACCGGGCCCGACGGCGAGCCGGTCCTCCTGGAGGACCAGGACCGCCGCCGGTGGGACCGCTCCGCCGTCCGCCGCGGACTGGCCGCGCTCGACCGGGCAACCGCCACCGGCCACGGCCTGGGCCCCTACGGCCTCCAGGCGGCGATCGCCTCCTGCCACGCCGGGGCCCCGTCGGTCGCGGAGACGGACTGGCCGCGGATCGTGCTCCTCTACGAGGCGCTCGGCCGGATCGCGCCCTCCCCCGTGGTCGACCTCAACCGGGCGGTCGCCGTCGCCATGGCGGCCGGACCGGCGGAAGCCCTGGAGATCGTCGACGGACTGGCCGCGTCCGGGCGGCTGTCCGGCTCCCACCTGCTGCCGGGCGTGCGCGGCGAGCTGCTCACCCGGCTCGGCCGCACCGCCGAGGCCCGGTCGGAGCTGGAGCTCGCCGCCCGGATGTGCCGCAACACCCGCGAGCGGTCGGTGCTGCTGCGCAAGGCGGCGGCCCTGGGCTGA
- a CDS encoding YciI family protein, with the protein MAKYMLIMRGSDETREKMMDTPFEEILDIMGRYNDELIRAGVLVAAEGLDDASTGVVVDFTGEAPIVTDGPYGETKELFGGFYILDVASQDEAVAWAKRLPSLPGMKIEIRRVPGIDEFPQDNKWIIQEREWRERTGQL; encoded by the coding sequence ATGGCGAAGTACATGTTGATCATGCGTGGCAGCGACGAGACGCGCGAGAAGATGATGGACACGCCCTTCGAGGAGATCCTCGACATCATGGGCCGCTACAACGACGAGCTGATCCGGGCCGGGGTGCTGGTCGCCGCCGAGGGGCTCGACGACGCGTCGACGGGCGTGGTGGTCGACTTCACCGGGGAGGCACCGATTGTCACCGACGGGCCCTACGGTGAGACCAAGGAACTGTTCGGCGGCTTCTACATCCTCGACGTGGCTTCGCAGGACGAGGCGGTCGCCTGGGCGAAGCGGCTGCCGTCCCTCCCGGGGATGAAGATCGAGATCCGGCGGGTGCCGGGCATCGACGAGTTCCCGCAGGACAACAAGTGGATCATCCAGGAGCGGGAATGGCGCGAGCGGACCGGCCAGCTCTGA
- a CDS encoding DUF3152 domain-containing protein — MTARLPAGRAKYGAIALVVVAAVAAGTWWWRPWAEAAPKPLAFTTAPGGTERVGTGEHLYRYKVRAENGLKVTPAQFAAEVDAVLGDTRRGWVAGGERSFQRVDADPVDFTVYLATPKSTDRICGQYGLDTGGWVNCAAGKQVVINLKRWQELSEFYTGKPELYHALAVNHEVGHILGQGHVDCPGQGAPAPVMMQQIKGLHGCVPNGTPYAEDGTLITGPPVVASTATPVP; from the coding sequence GTGACGGCCCGGCTGCCCGCAGGGCGGGCGAAGTACGGGGCGATCGCCCTGGTGGTCGTCGCCGCCGTGGCGGCCGGCACCTGGTGGTGGCGTCCGTGGGCGGAGGCCGCGCCGAAACCGCTGGCCTTCACCACGGCGCCCGGCGGCACCGAGCGGGTCGGCACCGGGGAGCACCTGTACCGGTACAAGGTGCGGGCCGAGAACGGACTGAAGGTCACCCCCGCCCAGTTCGCCGCCGAGGTGGACGCCGTGCTCGGGGACACCCGGCGCGGCTGGGTCGCCGGCGGCGAGCGCTCCTTCCAGCGGGTGGACGCCGACCCGGTGGACTTCACCGTGTACCTGGCGACCCCCAAGTCGACCGACCGGATCTGCGGACAGTACGGACTGGACACGGGCGGCTGGGTGAACTGCGCCGCGGGCAAGCAGGTCGTCATCAACCTCAAGCGCTGGCAGGAGCTGTCGGAGTTCTACACCGGCAAGCCCGAGCTGTACCACGCCCTCGCCGTCAACCACGAGGTCGGCCACATCCTCGGCCAGGGCCATGTCGACTGCCCGGGCCAGGGCGCGCCGGCGCCGGTGATGATGCAGCAGATCAAGGGACTGCACGGCTGTGTGCCGAACGGCACGCCGTACGCCGAGGACGGCACCCTGATCACCGGCCCGCCGGTGGTGGCCTCCACCGCGACGCCCGTTCCCTGA
- a CDS encoding DUF4097 family beta strand repeat-containing protein, producing MPSFDTPDPIAVTAHIEAGSIHFIAVDRPDTVVEVRPRDPGKDLDVRSAGQTEVGYAAGVLTVRTPRPRYLVGRVGTVDVTVELPADSRIEVGGAWAQVLGEGRLGETEVKTSSGDVRFDTTGPLRLAAAHGSVTVDRIEGGAEVTTSSGSVRIGRIDGPAVLKNTHGSTTVDLANGDLRVSGANGDIEVRRAGGSVAATTAHGTLRIGEVARGSVQLETSYGAIEVGIREGTAAWLDLGSTSGQVRNMLSAADAPGKSEDTVEVRARTRYGNIDVLRAKP from the coding sequence ATGCCTTCGTTCGACACTCCCGACCCGATCGCCGTCACCGCGCACATCGAGGCCGGATCCATCCACTTCATCGCCGTCGACCGCCCGGACACCGTCGTCGAGGTGCGCCCGCGCGATCCGGGGAAGGACCTGGACGTGCGGTCCGCCGGGCAGACCGAGGTCGGCTACGCCGCCGGGGTGCTCACCGTCCGGACGCCCAGGCCGCGTTACCTCGTCGGCCGCGTCGGCACCGTGGACGTCACGGTCGAGCTGCCCGCGGACTCGCGGATCGAGGTGGGCGGTGCCTGGGCCCAGGTGCTGGGGGAGGGGCGGCTGGGGGAGACCGAGGTGAAGACCTCCTCCGGGGACGTCCGCTTCGACACCACCGGCCCGCTGCGGCTGGCCGCCGCGCACGGCTCGGTCACCGTCGACCGGATCGAGGGCGGGGCGGAGGTCACCACCAGCTCCGGCAGTGTGCGGATCGGCCGGATCGACGGCCCCGCCGTACTGAAGAACACGCACGGCAGCACGACCGTCGACCTCGCCAACGGCGATCTGCGGGTGAGCGGGGCCAACGGCGACATCGAGGTCCGGCGGGCCGGCGGCTCGGTCGCCGCCACCACCGCCCACGGCACCCTGCGCATCGGTGAGGTGGCCCGGGGCAGTGTGCAGCTGGAGACCTCCTACGGCGCCATCGAGGTCGGCATCCGGGAGGGCACGGCGGCCTGGCTGGACCTCGGATCGACCTCGGGTCAGGTCCGCAACATGCTCTCCGCCGCCGACGCCCCGGGGAAGTCCGAGGACACCGTCGAGGTCCGCGCCCGCACCCGGTACGGCAACATCGACGTCCTGCGCGCCAAGCCCTGA